The genomic stretch ATCTCTTCTTCCTACCGGTGTGACAAGAATCGGGGTTGCCCCGCGCTGTTCAGCACCGTGGATATAGGTTCTGAGAAACTCCTTATAATCAGCCGGCGATGCGTACCGTTCAGGAATCGAGATCGTTGCATCGTTATGACCGAATTGAATGAGGAAATAATCAGCCGGCTGAATGACTTTTAGAATATCATCAAGTCTGCCTTGATCAATAAAAGACTTCGTGCTTCGTCCACCAATAGATTGATTCTTAATCACAATCTCTTCCCCGAAGAAACGAGGGAGCATTTGTCCCCATCCAGCTTCCGGTTTCCAGTAGGGATCGTAAGTCTGCACTGTGGAATCTCCAGCGATATAGATTGCGGGATTACTGCCTGGTGTCCGGTCCGGCAGCCTTGTAATAACCAGTGCGCTCAGTTTAGCTGCAGAACCGGTGATGGCGAGATTCAGCTGACCATCCACCAGTGCAATAGAGAAATTCATCTCCAAAAATTCGCCTGCCCCTTTGGCAGTCAGCTGCACTTTTTGCATCCGCTCTGTACTTATCGCAATCTCTGAACCTTCCTCCTGATCTCCAGCAATAAGGGCTACGTCATAATCGCCATTAGGCAAATCAATCTGAAATATGCCGTTATCCACATGTGCATAATCAGAGCGAAGCGGGTCATCTCCTCCGCGGTCATGTACCGTCACTGTGGACAGATCTGTAAATCCATACCCTGTCTCTTGTGAATAAGATGACTGTGCACCGACTCCGATATAACCTTCCGCTACCGTTCCATTCCCGAAATCAAAGCGATATTCGCCTTCAGCAGCCATCTTCAGGTTAATCTCTGCATCATTCGTCTGTGGAGCCGCAGCATCGCGACCCGCATCCGCCTGCGTCTCATCCCCTTGCACTTCCTCCTCTACTCCTTCCTGACCTTCTTCTGCTCCTTCTTGTCCTTCTTCTATCCCTTCTTGCCCTGCTTGTGCATCCTCCTGTACTTCTTCTTGTACACCCTCGTCTACTTCATCTTGTATAGCCTCTGCCTTTACCGTCTGTCCACCCCATTCCATTGGCATTGCCATCGTTGACAGCACCATAAGAAAAACAAGAAAAATGATAAAAAATCGAGATTTGCCAGGATGGTGCTTCCTGCTCGCTTTCATGAAGATGCCTCCTTTGCATTCTAAATGTAACCCCTTTCATCGTAGCTTTAGATCACTTCTTTTAACATCAAAAAAACAGTGTATTTCGTGCATATATCAGTGTTCTTTATCCCAGGTATTGAACAAAAAAAGTGACGATTTCTATTCGAAATCGTCACTTTTTTATACTTCTCATCCTTTTATTACCTATTTAAATAGGGTAAGGTTATTAGAAAGTAATTTCTTTATATTTCGTTACAGAATCAATTTCATAACTCATTAAAATGATGAATTTGTAACTATATATAGACAAACAAAACCATTTTGATCTATATATACCCCGGATTAAAGCAACTAAAGGGATTATGAAATTGATTCTACATGCTGAGTTTATTCATAAAAGAGGTGATATAACGATGTTTTCCTTTTTGTTCACTTTGGTTGTTGCAGCCACATATATAGCCATCAGTCTAATAAAAGGGTACGACTATGATAGTAAACTGCTTACGATTTTTTCATCTGTCATTGCAGTTGCTTTCATTGGGACACAATATTTTCTTATGGGAATTGATTCTGTTCTTACAGCCGTTTTCTTGGCTCTAGCATTAACGGCAGTATTTGGTTATACAAGTACAGTTTATAGGAAGCAGCAAGGCCAAGTTAGAAAGCCATTAACCCCTTACTAGATCTTATTATGCGGAGCAGCCCCTATCGCTTTCATTGCCTTCTATGAACTGATTATGTTAAGAACGCCTCCAGCAGATGTTCCATGGCTTGAAATTGTGATTCGCATTACGCTTACTGTTGTCGTACCTATGTTTATCTTCCGTTACCTTGAAAAGCGAAAATCACATTCTGAATAAAGAAAAGACAGCATGTTATAGAAAGATCTTCTTCCCTGTCCTTGCACTCTCTAGAGCGTAAAAAACCATGGCTGCACTATGGATGTGATCCAACGCATCGGTTTCTGCCGGTCTATCTTCCTCTAGTGCGGTAAACATCTCATCTAGGCATCCATTATGCCCTTCCCTTCCGTTCCAACTTGCTTTTGCTTCCGTTCGGACAACCTCATGAAAGAACCCGTCACCAGCGTGTTCTTTCCTTTGCTCGCTATAAGGCATATGGATTCCGTCCCAGCGGGCAGTGCCCTCACTTCCCACCACTCGCCAGTCTGCTTCCCATGAGGTAGGCAGGCCGATGGCTGACCAAGACCCGCGATAGCTAAATACAGAACCATCACTCATTTCAAAAATGCAGATCGCAGAAGCGTTTCCCTGATACCAGGAGCCTTCTGCATTATATTCATGACAGTACACCGATACCGGATTTGCTCCCGTAATAAACCGGGCTTGGTCAAATGTATGAATCGCCATATCAATAATAAGCGGGCTGTCCATGACATCCCGAAACCCGCCAAACCGAGGCCCAAGGAAAAAGTCAGCGTGTATTGATCCTATTTTGCCAATAGCCCCTGATTGTAAATGGTCACGAAGTGCTCGAA from Paenibacillus polygoni encodes the following:
- a CDS encoding Gfo/Idh/MocA family protein, producing the protein MNHQVIVAGCGGMSNAWLDYAAKRDDVHIAALVDIYEENAVKMAEKRGLKVPIYSDLSAALQSVNANLVFDVTIPSSHKSVVTTALEAGCHVFGEKPMAESLEDAREIVEVSKRTGKRYAVMQNRRYLKQIRALRDHLQSGAIGKIGSIHADFFLGPRFGGFRDVMDSPLIIDMAIHTFDQARFITGANPVSVYCHEYNAEGSWYQGNASAICIFEMSDGSVFSYRGSWSAIGLPTSWEADWRVVGSEGTARWDGIHMPYSEQRKEHAGDGFFHEVVRTEAKASWNGREGHNGCLDEMFTALEEDRPAETDALDHIHSAAMVFYALESARTGKKIFL